A single Brienomyrus brachyistius isolate T26 unplaced genomic scaffold, BBRACH_0.4 scaffold104, whole genome shotgun sequence DNA region contains:
- the LOC125727606 gene encoding dynein axonemal intermediate chain 3-like isoform X1: MASKEPKSTGDKKNNSADSIGSSAELGLPDDIFPLVLTSGTQELFECRIDKDVTRESPYKILRKEEILKDIKTRAAVSDFHPIKQTVLSYPGEDLLLVFDSDFTYGQNFYLVLSEESKTRMTEPPVSAREDTAEGTSLDSSPCKTPETQPWVSLGSEREIEEESVRDSRPRLKYRISRVRRKFGAAVTFTHCNALESKDKCTECTSYHDKKFSTERMEITTGVQAVPTLRSISTQTRWSYPRNMCSQYEFREFTEEEKENISNSENVRNFINSVVSRFEVAAQQNMILDVFFNDWQALNEEDGVFGGKAETHLKEYQSFTDLHFTKEKTISDINWHPTINGLIAVSVMEKLSSEGKINGSAKLLQNPPLIFFWSFSDPINPQLLLECPDDVLSFQFCPSNPNIIVGGCMNGQVVLWDVSAYADRLQGTRSAVGKATSANECALPPFQDKRELNTPVVRYCAVSGMENGHKARITDVQWLPENFEISKTGVPVENKARICVQVVTCAPDCCVMFWDIRVPRAATHSLTERKSKVTEPPRVNQSDVPNTFKHLDLSWKPFIKVALPKKGTAGEYSPLKFSLRDNMNDKQTGGSTETSQQNLEKSEGGTEYALLRASSAKQLKPLEDISTRFYVGTEDGEVVYTDWKMEKDNDSGRLLSTKPSHRFLIHDGFVNSVRRSPFFKDIILTVGGWTFAIWKEGVMNGPIIHSSCSPKKCTVGYWSPSRPGVFFIGKEDGNVEVWDLLEKTHEASQTQNLSTTQITCIKPWIVPPKQHLLAVSDHSGTLHILEVPWSLCSPSYNEKSNMAKYFEKEVDRLIFLNKRMEMRAKEKKDKEAEEQQKKMEPKMPEKLEEQIEEENLAHYMTYLAMEKVILKNMGLLSDEEPALN, translated from the exons GTCTGCCTGATGACATCTTCCCTTTGGTTCTGACCTCGGGGACGCAGGAGCTGTTTGAGTGTCGTATTGATAAGGATGTCACACGGGAAAGCCCTTACAAAATCCTCAGGAAAGAGGAGATTCTCAAAGATATAAAGACGAGAGCTGCCGTGTCTGACTTCCATCCCATAAAGCAGACTGTGCTT AGCTATCCTGGGGAAGATCTTCTTCTAGTCTTTGACAGCGATTTCACATATGGACAGAACTTCTATCTTGTTTTGAGTGAAGAATCTAAAACAAGAATGACTGAG CCCCCTGTGTCTGCAAGAGAAGACACAGCAGAGGGGACATCATTGGATTCGTCTCCATGCAAAACACCTGAGACTCAGCCATGGGTGTCCTTAGGAAGTGAGCGGGAGATTGAGGAAGAGTCTGTGAGGGACTCAAGACCAAGA CTGAAGTACAGGATCTCACGGGTGCGACGGAAATTTGGAGCTGCAGTGACATTCACTCACTGTAATGCCCTGGAATCAAAGGATAAGTGCACAGAATGTACCTCCTACCATGACAAAAAGTTTAGCACGGAACGGATGGAAATAACGACGGGGGTACAAGCTGTTCCCACCTTGAGGAGTATTAGTACACAAACACGATG GTCATACCCAAGAAATATGTGTTCACAGTACGAGTTCAGAGAATTtacagaagaagaaaaagaaaacatttcgaACTCTGAGAACGTTAGgaattttattaattctgttgtttCGAG ATTTGAGGTTGCTGCTCAGCAAAACATGATTTTGGATGTGTTTTTCAATGACTGGCAAGCACTTAACGAGGAGGATGGCGTCTTTGGTGGGAAAGCTGAAACGCACCTGAAGGAATACCAATCCTTCACAGACCTACACTTCACCAAAGAGAAGACAATCAGTGATATCAACTGGCACCCTACTATTAATG GGCTGATTGCAGTCTCTGTAATGGAGAAGCTATCCTCTGAAGGAAAGATCAATGGGTCCGCTAAGCTGCTTCAAAACCCTCCACTCATTTTCTTCTGGAGCTTCTCTGATCCCATTAACCCCCAG CTGTTGTTGGAGTGCCCAGATGACGTACTCTCCTTTCAGTTTTGTCCTTCGAATCCCAACATAATTGTTGGCGGTTGCATGAATGGCCAG GTTGTGTTATGGGATGTCTCTGCTTATGCAGACAGACTGCAAGGCACTCGATCTGCAGTGGGGAAGGCTACCTCAGCAAATGAATGTGCTTTG CCGCCCTTCCAGGATAAGAGAGAGCTCAACACTCCTGTTGTGCGCTACTGCGCTGTCTCAGGCATGGAgaatgggcacaaggcacgaATCACCGACGTACAGTGGTTACCGGAGAACTTTGAG ATCTCCAAAACAGGGGTTCCTGTGGAAAACAAGGCTCGTATCTGTGTCCAGGTCGTCACCTGTGCCCCTGATTG TTGTGTGATGTTCTGGGACATTCGCGTGCCACGGGCTGCAACGCATTCTCTGACGGAGAGAAAGTCCAAAGTGACTGAGCCCCCTCGCGTGAACCAAAGTGACGTTCCCAATACGTTTAAACACCTAGACCTATCTTGGAAGCCTTTCATCAAG GTGGCACTTCCAAAAAAAGGCACCGCTGGTGAATATAGTCCTTTGAAATTCAGCCTGAGGGacaatatgaatgacaagcagaCAGGCGGCAGCACTG AAACCTCTCAGCAGAACCTGGAGAAATCTGAAGGAGGAACTGAATATGCTCTCCTCAGAGCTTCTTCAGCCAAACAACTTAAACCACTAGAGGACATCAGCACCAGGTTCTACGTTGGAACAGAG GACGGTGAAGTTGTGTACACAGATTGGAAGATGGAAAAGGATAATGACTCTGGGAGACTGCTTA GTACCAAGCCCTCTCATCGTTTTCTCATACACGATGGGTTCGTCAACAGTGTGAGGAGGTCCCCCTTTTTCAAAGACATCATCCTGACCGTGGGAGGCTGGACCTTTGCCATCTGGAAGGAGGGTGTCATG AATGGGCCTATCATCCATTCGTCCTGCTCTCCAAAGAAATGCACGGTAGGTTACTGGTCTCCGTCAAGACCAGGAGTGTTCTTCATTGGAAAAGAGGACGGGAACGTCGAGGTGTGGGACTTGCTGGAAAAGACCCATGAAGCATCCCAAACCCAAAATCTCAGCACTACGCAGATTACCTGCATAAAGCCCTGGATCGTACCCC caaagcAGCACCTTTTAGCTGTGTCTGATCACTCTGGCACTCTCCACATTCTGGAGGTTCCCTGGTCTCTATGCAGTCCGTCATACAATGAG AAATCCAATATGGCCAAGTATTTTGAGAAAGAAGTGGACCGTTTAATCTTTTTGAATAAACGGATGGAGATGAgagcgaaggagaagaaagacAAGGAAGCAGAGGAGCAACAGAAAAAAATG GAACCAAAAATGCCTgagaagctggaggagcagATTGAAGAGGAGAACCTAGCGCACTATATGACGTACCTAGCTATGGAGAAGGTGATCCTGAAGAACATGGGTCTTCTGTCAGATGAGGAACCAGCCCTTAATTGA
- the LOC125727606 gene encoding dynein axonemal intermediate chain 3-like isoform X2 — MASKEPKSTGDKKNNSADSIGSSAELGLPDDIFPLVLTSGTQELFECRIDKDVTRESPYKILRKEEILKDIKTRAAVSDFHPIKQTVLSYPGEDLLLVFDSDFTYGQNFYLVLSEESKTRMTEPPVSAREDTAEGTSLDSSPCKTPETQPWVSLGSEREIEEESVRDSRPRLKYRISRVRRKFGAAVTFTHCNALESKDKCTECTSYHDKKFSTERMEITTGVQAVPTLRSISTQTRWSYPRNMCSQYEFREFTEEEKENISNSENVRNFINSVVSRFEVAAQQNMILDVFFNDWQALNEEDGVFGGKAETHLKEYQSFTDLHFTKEKTISDINWHPTINGLIAVSVMEKLSSEGKINGSAKLLQNPPLIFFWSFSDPINPQLLLECPDDVLSFQFCPSNPNIIVGGCMNGQVVLWDVSAYADRLQGTRSAVGKATSANECALPPFQDKRELNTPVVRYCAVSGMENGHKARITDVQWLPENFEISKTGVPVENKARICVQVVTCAPDCCVMFWDIRVPRAATHSLTERKSKVTEPPRVNQSDVPNTFKHLDLSWKPFIKVALPKKGTAGEYSPLKFSLRDNMNDKQTGGSTETSQQNLEKSEGGTEYALLRASSAKQLKPLEDISTRFYVGTEDGEVVYTDWKMEKDNDSGRLLSTKPSHRFLIHDGFVNSVRRSPFFKDIILTVGGWTFAIWKEGVMNGPIIHSSCSPKKCTVGYWSPSRPGVFFIGKEDGNVEVWDLLEKTHEASQTQNLSTTQITCIKPWIVPPKQHLLAVSDHSGTLHILEVPWSLCSPSYNEKSNMAKYFEKEVDRLIFLNKRMEMRAKEKKDKEAEEQQKKMVKRTKNA, encoded by the exons GTCTGCCTGATGACATCTTCCCTTTGGTTCTGACCTCGGGGACGCAGGAGCTGTTTGAGTGTCGTATTGATAAGGATGTCACACGGGAAAGCCCTTACAAAATCCTCAGGAAAGAGGAGATTCTCAAAGATATAAAGACGAGAGCTGCCGTGTCTGACTTCCATCCCATAAAGCAGACTGTGCTT AGCTATCCTGGGGAAGATCTTCTTCTAGTCTTTGACAGCGATTTCACATATGGACAGAACTTCTATCTTGTTTTGAGTGAAGAATCTAAAACAAGAATGACTGAG CCCCCTGTGTCTGCAAGAGAAGACACAGCAGAGGGGACATCATTGGATTCGTCTCCATGCAAAACACCTGAGACTCAGCCATGGGTGTCCTTAGGAAGTGAGCGGGAGATTGAGGAAGAGTCTGTGAGGGACTCAAGACCAAGA CTGAAGTACAGGATCTCACGGGTGCGACGGAAATTTGGAGCTGCAGTGACATTCACTCACTGTAATGCCCTGGAATCAAAGGATAAGTGCACAGAATGTACCTCCTACCATGACAAAAAGTTTAGCACGGAACGGATGGAAATAACGACGGGGGTACAAGCTGTTCCCACCTTGAGGAGTATTAGTACACAAACACGATG GTCATACCCAAGAAATATGTGTTCACAGTACGAGTTCAGAGAATTtacagaagaagaaaaagaaaacatttcgaACTCTGAGAACGTTAGgaattttattaattctgttgtttCGAG ATTTGAGGTTGCTGCTCAGCAAAACATGATTTTGGATGTGTTTTTCAATGACTGGCAAGCACTTAACGAGGAGGATGGCGTCTTTGGTGGGAAAGCTGAAACGCACCTGAAGGAATACCAATCCTTCACAGACCTACACTTCACCAAAGAGAAGACAATCAGTGATATCAACTGGCACCCTACTATTAATG GGCTGATTGCAGTCTCTGTAATGGAGAAGCTATCCTCTGAAGGAAAGATCAATGGGTCCGCTAAGCTGCTTCAAAACCCTCCACTCATTTTCTTCTGGAGCTTCTCTGATCCCATTAACCCCCAG CTGTTGTTGGAGTGCCCAGATGACGTACTCTCCTTTCAGTTTTGTCCTTCGAATCCCAACATAATTGTTGGCGGTTGCATGAATGGCCAG GTTGTGTTATGGGATGTCTCTGCTTATGCAGACAGACTGCAAGGCACTCGATCTGCAGTGGGGAAGGCTACCTCAGCAAATGAATGTGCTTTG CCGCCCTTCCAGGATAAGAGAGAGCTCAACACTCCTGTTGTGCGCTACTGCGCTGTCTCAGGCATGGAgaatgggcacaaggcacgaATCACCGACGTACAGTGGTTACCGGAGAACTTTGAG ATCTCCAAAACAGGGGTTCCTGTGGAAAACAAGGCTCGTATCTGTGTCCAGGTCGTCACCTGTGCCCCTGATTG TTGTGTGATGTTCTGGGACATTCGCGTGCCACGGGCTGCAACGCATTCTCTGACGGAGAGAAAGTCCAAAGTGACTGAGCCCCCTCGCGTGAACCAAAGTGACGTTCCCAATACGTTTAAACACCTAGACCTATCTTGGAAGCCTTTCATCAAG GTGGCACTTCCAAAAAAAGGCACCGCTGGTGAATATAGTCCTTTGAAATTCAGCCTGAGGGacaatatgaatgacaagcagaCAGGCGGCAGCACTG AAACCTCTCAGCAGAACCTGGAGAAATCTGAAGGAGGAACTGAATATGCTCTCCTCAGAGCTTCTTCAGCCAAACAACTTAAACCACTAGAGGACATCAGCACCAGGTTCTACGTTGGAACAGAG GACGGTGAAGTTGTGTACACAGATTGGAAGATGGAAAAGGATAATGACTCTGGGAGACTGCTTA GTACCAAGCCCTCTCATCGTTTTCTCATACACGATGGGTTCGTCAACAGTGTGAGGAGGTCCCCCTTTTTCAAAGACATCATCCTGACCGTGGGAGGCTGGACCTTTGCCATCTGGAAGGAGGGTGTCATG AATGGGCCTATCATCCATTCGTCCTGCTCTCCAAAGAAATGCACGGTAGGTTACTGGTCTCCGTCAAGACCAGGAGTGTTCTTCATTGGAAAAGAGGACGGGAACGTCGAGGTGTGGGACTTGCTGGAAAAGACCCATGAAGCATCCCAAACCCAAAATCTCAGCACTACGCAGATTACCTGCATAAAGCCCTGGATCGTACCCC caaagcAGCACCTTTTAGCTGTGTCTGATCACTCTGGCACTCTCCACATTCTGGAGGTTCCCTGGTCTCTATGCAGTCCGTCATACAATGAG AAATCCAATATGGCCAAGTATTTTGAGAAAGAAGTGGACCGTTTAATCTTTTTGAATAAACGGATGGAGATGAgagcgaaggagaagaaagacAAGGAAGCAGAGGAGCAACAGAAAAAAATGGTAAAAC GAACCAAAAATGCCTga
- the LOC125727606 gene encoding dynein axonemal intermediate chain 3-like isoform X3 encodes MMSYPGEDLLLVFDSDFTYGQNFYLVLSEESKTRMTEPPVSAREDTAEGTSLDSSPCKTPETQPWVSLGSEREIEEESVRDSRPRLKYRISRVRRKFGAAVTFTHCNALESKDKCTECTSYHDKKFSTERMEITTGVQAVPTLRSISTQTRWSYPRNMCSQYEFREFTEEEKENISNSENVRNFINSVVSRFEVAAQQNMILDVFFNDWQALNEEDGVFGGKAETHLKEYQSFTDLHFTKEKTISDINWHPTINGLIAVSVMEKLSSEGKINGSAKLLQNPPLIFFWSFSDPINPQLLLECPDDVLSFQFCPSNPNIIVGGCMNGQVVLWDVSAYADRLQGTRSAVGKATSANECALPPFQDKRELNTPVVRYCAVSGMENGHKARITDVQWLPENFEISKTGVPVENKARICVQVVTCAPDCCVMFWDIRVPRAATHSLTERKSKVTEPPRVNQSDVPNTFKHLDLSWKPFIKVALPKKGTAGEYSPLKFSLRDNMNDKQTGGSTETSQQNLEKSEGGTEYALLRASSAKQLKPLEDISTRFYVGTEDGEVVYTDWKMEKDNDSGRLLSTKPSHRFLIHDGFVNSVRRSPFFKDIILTVGGWTFAIWKEGVMNGPIIHSSCSPKKCTVGYWSPSRPGVFFIGKEDGNVEVWDLLEKTHEASQTQNLSTTQITCIKPWIVPPKQHLLAVSDHSGTLHILEVPWSLCSPSYNEKSNMAKYFEKEVDRLIFLNKRMEMRAKEKKDKEAEEQQKKMEPKMPEKLEEQIEEENLAHYMTYLAMEKVILKNMGLLSDEEPALN; translated from the exons ATGATG AGCTATCCTGGGGAAGATCTTCTTCTAGTCTTTGACAGCGATTTCACATATGGACAGAACTTCTATCTTGTTTTGAGTGAAGAATCTAAAACAAGAATGACTGAG CCCCCTGTGTCTGCAAGAGAAGACACAGCAGAGGGGACATCATTGGATTCGTCTCCATGCAAAACACCTGAGACTCAGCCATGGGTGTCCTTAGGAAGTGAGCGGGAGATTGAGGAAGAGTCTGTGAGGGACTCAAGACCAAGA CTGAAGTACAGGATCTCACGGGTGCGACGGAAATTTGGAGCTGCAGTGACATTCACTCACTGTAATGCCCTGGAATCAAAGGATAAGTGCACAGAATGTACCTCCTACCATGACAAAAAGTTTAGCACGGAACGGATGGAAATAACGACGGGGGTACAAGCTGTTCCCACCTTGAGGAGTATTAGTACACAAACACGATG GTCATACCCAAGAAATATGTGTTCACAGTACGAGTTCAGAGAATTtacagaagaagaaaaagaaaacatttcgaACTCTGAGAACGTTAGgaattttattaattctgttgtttCGAG ATTTGAGGTTGCTGCTCAGCAAAACATGATTTTGGATGTGTTTTTCAATGACTGGCAAGCACTTAACGAGGAGGATGGCGTCTTTGGTGGGAAAGCTGAAACGCACCTGAAGGAATACCAATCCTTCACAGACCTACACTTCACCAAAGAGAAGACAATCAGTGATATCAACTGGCACCCTACTATTAATG GGCTGATTGCAGTCTCTGTAATGGAGAAGCTATCCTCTGAAGGAAAGATCAATGGGTCCGCTAAGCTGCTTCAAAACCCTCCACTCATTTTCTTCTGGAGCTTCTCTGATCCCATTAACCCCCAG CTGTTGTTGGAGTGCCCAGATGACGTACTCTCCTTTCAGTTTTGTCCTTCGAATCCCAACATAATTGTTGGCGGTTGCATGAATGGCCAG GTTGTGTTATGGGATGTCTCTGCTTATGCAGACAGACTGCAAGGCACTCGATCTGCAGTGGGGAAGGCTACCTCAGCAAATGAATGTGCTTTG CCGCCCTTCCAGGATAAGAGAGAGCTCAACACTCCTGTTGTGCGCTACTGCGCTGTCTCAGGCATGGAgaatgggcacaaggcacgaATCACCGACGTACAGTGGTTACCGGAGAACTTTGAG ATCTCCAAAACAGGGGTTCCTGTGGAAAACAAGGCTCGTATCTGTGTCCAGGTCGTCACCTGTGCCCCTGATTG TTGTGTGATGTTCTGGGACATTCGCGTGCCACGGGCTGCAACGCATTCTCTGACGGAGAGAAAGTCCAAAGTGACTGAGCCCCCTCGCGTGAACCAAAGTGACGTTCCCAATACGTTTAAACACCTAGACCTATCTTGGAAGCCTTTCATCAAG GTGGCACTTCCAAAAAAAGGCACCGCTGGTGAATATAGTCCTTTGAAATTCAGCCTGAGGGacaatatgaatgacaagcagaCAGGCGGCAGCACTG AAACCTCTCAGCAGAACCTGGAGAAATCTGAAGGAGGAACTGAATATGCTCTCCTCAGAGCTTCTTCAGCCAAACAACTTAAACCACTAGAGGACATCAGCACCAGGTTCTACGTTGGAACAGAG GACGGTGAAGTTGTGTACACAGATTGGAAGATGGAAAAGGATAATGACTCTGGGAGACTGCTTA GTACCAAGCCCTCTCATCGTTTTCTCATACACGATGGGTTCGTCAACAGTGTGAGGAGGTCCCCCTTTTTCAAAGACATCATCCTGACCGTGGGAGGCTGGACCTTTGCCATCTGGAAGGAGGGTGTCATG AATGGGCCTATCATCCATTCGTCCTGCTCTCCAAAGAAATGCACGGTAGGTTACTGGTCTCCGTCAAGACCAGGAGTGTTCTTCATTGGAAAAGAGGACGGGAACGTCGAGGTGTGGGACTTGCTGGAAAAGACCCATGAAGCATCCCAAACCCAAAATCTCAGCACTACGCAGATTACCTGCATAAAGCCCTGGATCGTACCCC caaagcAGCACCTTTTAGCTGTGTCTGATCACTCTGGCACTCTCCACATTCTGGAGGTTCCCTGGTCTCTATGCAGTCCGTCATACAATGAG AAATCCAATATGGCCAAGTATTTTGAGAAAGAAGTGGACCGTTTAATCTTTTTGAATAAACGGATGGAGATGAgagcgaaggagaagaaagacAAGGAAGCAGAGGAGCAACAGAAAAAAATG GAACCAAAAATGCCTgagaagctggaggagcagATTGAAGAGGAGAACCTAGCGCACTATATGACGTACCTAGCTATGGAGAAGGTGATCCTGAAGAACATGGGTCTTCTGTCAGATGAGGAACCAGCCCTTAATTGA